Within the Salvia hispanica cultivar TCC Black 2014 chromosome 4, UniMelb_Shisp_WGS_1.0, whole genome shotgun sequence genome, the region TCTTTGACAGTTCACATTTGCTGACATCGGGTAAGGAATAACGCCTAACCACTTTTATTGCTTCACCAACAATATAAACCTTGAACAGCACACCTCCTACAGCacgaaagaagaaagaaggtCCGTTTAAAAAAACTTAAGTTTTTTTATCCGTCTTAAGGGAAACCACTGGAAAAAGCAATAAGAGGACACAATAAATCTCTCCATAGTCCATACCATGGTTAATGAATTCCTGTAAAACGAGTGGTGGTTCGAGCTTCTGGAGGGAGAACTCGTCATAGGCAAGAGACAGTTCATGTGACTTTGCAACCAACGGCTTTGCCACTGAAGCACAGAGATTTTGTACAAAGAGTTTATTTTCCAGGTGGATTGTGAAGATAGTTCCGTTAATTAGATAAggaaagaaaacaagaaaaatactaCAGCAGGTACAAAAAAGAGAGGAAGATAAAGCACGACATACCAATTGGTAGCCTCAGACCTGCCTTGCTCACCGCACCGGGAATTGATGACGGGTCTTTCTTGATAACCAACTGTTTAGGAACACCGACTTTTCCTGCACGTCACATAAGTGACATGTATCCAAAAATAAGTCCGTATTCAATTGAAAAACAGCTTCATTATAATCTACCAAGGAACAACAGTGAACAAATAACAACAGGAAGACTTTAACAAGGAGAGGAGAAgcttaaaaataacaatactGTAAGCagtataaatcaaatttaccATAACGGTCTGACAGATTCAGGTCGGCAACTTCTTGTAGCATGGATTGACGATTATGTACTTGCTGTATCGCTCGAGGAGGATCCAGAACTGTGACCTCAGGATGTTCATGCCAATAATCCTGCAAAAGTAGTAAACAATAAATGACAAGAAACAATCATAGAAATGCTGTTCGTGCAAAGGATATTTCGCAAAGCCTTTCAAGGTTATTGAGAAATGCTGCATACATGTTCGTGCATATATGACAAGAAACAATCTCAGACTTCAATTCTATTTCACAAATACAACCACATGAAAGGAGAAGCTAAAAAGGGAGACGATATGCACATTAGAACCTTAAAAATTCCAGATTAgcataaaactaaaagaaatacTATTAGAAAAGAActaatcatcatcatcatctagACCTTACATATTTTTGGGCGGGAGGTGGGCATTAATACTCAAAAACCAATTTTTATGTTAATCACTAGATTAAGTGAGGCATGATTGAGAATCGAATTATCTAAAATATATGTGGTCATAGAAGATGATCGacaaatcagaattaaaataatgagaaGAAAACCTCCAGCAAGACGAGAATAAGGCAGTTTTTTTCAGCTAGAACATATGTAGAAAAGTAAGAAACCCCTCCGTAATATACGTCTCTTTCTCTTCTGATACAACCAACAAAGAAATTCCTTTCAATACGAAGATGTATTTGTTAAGAAAATCATCTCTTCATGAGGATTCAACTAAAATATGTACTCAAAACactcaagaagaagaaagcaaTATCTCTGCAAATTATGTTATACTGTGAATAAGCACAATAGGCATGACCATAGTCAGTCACAACAGATGCACATGCCACCATATAATCAATGATTCAATGTGTATCATTCCACTTcctaatacattaaaattttctaataaatagtaaaagtttCACCAGTTATTAACAAAGGTCACCCCGAAAGATGAAACCAACCTCTAGTACTCGCCGCCATTCTTTTCCAGATAACTGCAGGAAACACAACGAGATTAAAATGCATTAGATTCTCATAGTCATATGCGTCTTAAGCGATTCAGCCGGAAGTGGAGAACGAACAAGGAAGTCACCTTATGCAACACAATGTCGAAAGGACCTTGTTCCGAAAGGGGTTTGCTTTGATCAATAGCCACAAACAGGATTCCCTTGTTCCTGAATATCAATTAGTAATTGAAAACTGTCaggattaaaattatattataatttcacCATTGTCTGACAAGATAAAAATGCCACATGACTGCCTAAAGATTTAGACACCAAATTGTGATCTTTGACAGTTCAAAATCCTTTAAAAACAGAACATTTAACAGCTGTaccacaacaacacacacacatgtgtatatatatatatacacacacaccaAAAGGCAAGATCATCCAGCATAAAGAAAACCATTAATTAAATAGCTAGATATTAGTTCCAGTTCCAATTCCAACTTTAAAAAAACGattaatcaaatcaaacacaTCGGCAAAGACGAACTCAAACCCTCACCTCAATCCAAACAAGTAAACAGTGAACAAACAAACCAATTCAATTCTCAATGAAAGAAGCATAAAAATCACTGAAAACTACATCAGCCAAAATTGATCTTCACCAACACTCCAAAAAACACCAATCACGAGAAGATATCAATCAACCAGTTACCTCGCTAAGCGTTCAAACTTGGGCTGCAAAAAGCTCTTAACTTTCTTAGACGTAAGCGCATaccccaccaccaccactttCTTCGGCGGCGGCGCCAACCCGCCACCGCCCACCGACGGCGCCGAATACTtcctctccgccgccgctACTTTCCCCTCGTCACACCTCTCCTTCTCCCCCACAGTGAGGTACGCCATCTCGCCTCCCATCCTCGTCCcccaatttcaattcaatcccAATTTATCGATCGATAATCCCCACCAAATACCCTCAATCCCCCCCAATTTCcccttcaatttcaaatcccCCTTCGCTCGATttcacaaaattgaaaaaattggggCTAGGGATTTCGAAAATTGAATTCCCAAATAAAGAGTGGATTTTTTCTACAGCTTGAAGCAGGAGGCAGAAGCAATTGAAGCAATTGAAgacaaaaaaagagagaaatttgTATCTCATGCgcatgtatatatagatagagagagagagagggggatTTGGGGGAAGCAGAAAAAGGGTGAAATGGAACGCGTGGAGGAAAGAGATTGAGAGAAAGGGGTTGTCTTTATAGATGGTAGCTGTCGCCATGGCCATGGGAACTGATACTGATGTAACGCCCTACATTCATGGGGTGGGACCCACCTGCCATTCCCAATTTTTGCACACATATGCATGCATTGAATTGTCTATATTTTTCCGGGATGTCAATTCGGCTCGAAATTCATCTTATCAGAATGAGTAGATTAAAGGTAATATTTCTCCGTCTAAGAAAAATtagtcaatttttattatagaattttattattgctttcttttgttttatcaaattctttctttttctctcttacaaTTATGTGTTAGAACTCATGGAGTTTATAActggacgaaaggagtattaATGACGAAAAGttctaatttgaatttcaaattgaatGATGTGTTGGTGTAGCTACCTAGCTTGGTTGAGTCCAAGATAGCTTGAACGGGCTAGCCTGAAAATCGACTGACTAGATCGTTTAAAATGTTACTcatattactatttttcattttttaatatatatattttttaagttactatgaaaaaaaatgatatactactattttctagttattattttggtttttataGTTGGTAATTAGTAtgatgaaatgaattaatactccattacTAGTACTAGATTGGTagatgtataattaatttagaatgaTGAATAGTGTCTCATGAATAAGACAtgggagtactagtatttaatttgtttggaaACAATTGATTTTCCACTTGAGTgcatttaacattttaaattgacTAACTCTTGTATACTAATTCAGgagtgtaatatatttattctatggAGAAAAGTGATctcatgaaattaaatacaagAAGAAATTTGGTCCTTTTATTACACTCGCGAGTTATTCTATTGAATGAACTTATTCATTTGGACTTTTCTTATTCTCTTCTCTTTGGACTTTTATGAAACGCTTATGACTTGTCCAACATATTCATTCATGCTTAGTCATTgatataataagaaaaataaagtattaataattcattgatttgaaatattattttctaaattgttAAAGAATTATCTTCATCTATTACTAAATTAGCGTTATTACTGAAGATCAAAAGACATATGATTGCAAAGAAAGTTGATATATGACAAATTCTACATCTCAAAAAGTTGGAAAATTCGATGTGATCCATTCCTTTTGAAGGAGTTCCatgatcaattaaaatttgtatagttGTGGAATATTATATTGTCTTCCAATATTTACTAAAAAGTCGATCAAAATGGGAGGCCCATAACTCCACGATAGAGAATTGTATCCAATTTAATGAGATTTGTGGGATTCAATTCTCAccacttaaatttttttcccaaagGAAGAATTATAATGTGGGCCACATgcacatgatacatatttcaTCACCTAACATTGCATGGGACATTAGCATGTTGTATACATAgactatattactatattcCCTTGATTATGGAGTATGCCATTataagaatttaatttaacttcACCTATATAAAGGCACATTAGAATGTTATAAACATATAGACTATACATCTGTCGACAAATTATTGATCTAATTATTGATCTTTTATTTGGAGTGCGATAAATAGTTACGCGATACATTAATGTCTGAATAATCAATGAAACTTTGCCTTTTAGTGGTTGCCGAGTTTCATTTCGtctttatttcattcttttcaTCTCGCTCACTCTTTGTCGAGTTCCTCCTCGTCTCggtctctctacctttttgcCATGGATATTGAACAATACTTATGTTGTAATCAAGTATGTatattggattttttttaatcaaagaAAATGCTCAAACCCCCCAAAGAGTGAGCTCAAATCCtccaaatacaaaaattgaacaatAGGTGGTTGCCACACAAACCAACATTACCTaaccaaaagaaaaatcaacaaTAGACAACAAGTGCAACAACAGCATGTGAGGGCATCCCATCAAATTAGTTAAAAgagcaagaaaaaaataatttgaaaccTTTGTTATTTATCTTTgacttgtatatatatattttgttcttCACCTTTGATCAAATTGATACTCTCAAACTACTAGCAATTGGGGTGCCAATAGCCAAGTGAGTGACAATTAATTTTGGAGTAATtatgaatatgaaaaaaaaactatgcaCACGagaaactaatttattttaaatttgttttgatatatattatgATAGGACTTAGTGCCACATTGCAATTGAAAAGACACGACAAAGCCACGCCACTAAacttttttgtcattttcgtaAATATTATAACATGCAGAAAACGAAATTTCCTTTGTCCCTTGCGACAGTAGTGCAGAAATTATTATCTttgaaatagtaatagtattcagtaataattaataaatatactgCTAATacatattatgataaaaaagaataaataaattaaaagaataaatgaattaacatattgattattgagGATAATCGTAGATGGAAAtagattcatttttctatacatgctaaaatgataaaaattgacTAGGTATTTCTTTTGCGGAGTATACtcttacattttatttgagATTAGCGGCAGATTGGGGACGAGAGGTGGTGGTTGCTCTCGTGCCAATAGTAGAGTTTAATTTTTCCTTAAGGTCAGTCCGAAAATACTATAGTTGTCCGCACAACCtagagaattttatttttttatgaagaaGTTTcgagatttttaaaaaactcacaccggatatttttaatagtaaaaaaaaactctttcttcatctttcttaattCACTTTATACCTTTAAGCCATGCTATTTTCACCTAATAAATCCcttgaaattataataaaaatcgATTAAAATTGAGAATGACATGCATATCTAGTTGAGTAGTTGAGTGGAGTTTGCTTTATTCATTCTAGTGAAATTTTACCAGCCAAATGTGTGGACAATCCAAAACAAATCTCAtctacatatttttttcaatgacATTTATATGCCTCACAATCCTTCACGTGCTTTTTATTCAACTTTaattattcttcatttaaccgaccaatcaaaatttaatgtcATTATCGAATTCTAAATCattgacataattataaatcacacgtgatttaattgaatatgtAGTCAATTACTAATATGAATTTAGTTGAGTAGTATTTGACATATTTGATCACTTCTAAATTTTGATGGTCAAGATCATAACATACACGAAATCTATATTTGAATGTTTTTGGTAACCAAATTTATACACACTTATTTGTATAAAATACATACGtctattttgaataaaatacatatacctttaatatatatgcaaatttataataaatacagATTCAATTTGCTGTATATGCaaattcattttagaaaagatGGAGTgatcaaaatttactaaaaatgtaattaatcaaagaaataaagaaCATCAAGCAATCTTCGCAGAGGATTGAACCACAAAACTATAAACGATTGATGAGAATCTGTTGAACCGATCAATGTTTTTCTACGAACAATAAGGCAATTCAGACAACGTACCAGCTAAGAATGCTCGAAAATCTGGCCCAGACCGCTGCCAGCAGCCACATTTGAGGCACAGCCACCAGCCTTGGTGCCTACTGCCTGGCAATGTAGATGCTCCTTCCTTGTCGAAACTGCACCTCTTCCAATACTGCCCCTTCGTTATCGAAACTTTGGATGGACATACTCAATAATCAACAGGAGTAAGATTTCATTTAAGGCATATTAAAAGATTAAACTATTTGCAATACAGaacaaaataatgatgaaTAAAGCTTTGTAAATGTGAGAAGAAGATGAGGTATAACAAGGGAACTAGAAAAAAGAAGATGTAGAAACTGTTCAAACTCTATAACTTAATTCCATCTCTTATTCTAACTGAAGAGGGACACCAATGCAATACAAATCTTGCCCACATCAAACTAGCTTTGCTAATTTGATCAAGTTTCTCAATAAATCCATACATCCCTATTCCAATAGGTTTTGactaaaaatatctaattcTATTCTGCCAAATACGAACATACAAGTACAGAAGACATATTCTCAGCCACGAATGTCATGAATGGTAGAGCGCAGCACATCATCTCCAACAATTAATCgtaattttttcatgaaaGCATGTTTCCCCAACTTCCCTTTCTGCAAAAAGATATGTTTTATACTTGAATGCGTAAGTTGCAAATTAAACCTAACTAAACATTCTGCATCAGATTGAGGGAACAAAATTCTCACCTTACATGACTCCCACGAAGTTTGCAACTCACAAAACTGCGGGAAAGGAAGCGAGCCTCTCAGCTTGGAGAATAGCTTTGCAATAAATGTCGACGGATTAGGAACCCTATTCTTAGGGATACTATTTACAGAACCTGAAATATCAACTAACGCGATTTAGTTTCAAAGGCACATGAAAATTCGATCAAAGTTCACATCTATAGAAAGCTATCTATTAGGAGTACCATTTATATTTACAGGCCGGTAGCTGACCACGCATTCTGGCAGAATATGAGTGTTCATATTCCCATGCCACACGGTATACCACCTAGGATTGTTCAAATCGTCAACACCAGTATCGTACTCCACACTTGATGGATACGACTGAAGCGACCCTGCTTCAACCTTCTCACATCTTCCCAATATCACTCTACACAATATGACATGCTTTTCGCCATTCTCATCCACCTCAGCCAACATTGCACTGTCCATCCCAACCAAAATATTACTAGAAAATACACAACTCCAGAAACATACACCAAATCCAAAGCCACACaaacaaatacatatattCCATCTCAATAATCAACCAAAACATTATCATTATAAGAATTAACTAGCACATACGGTAATACGATGATAATAGCACGAGTATGCATCGATTTATACCTATTTTGGGGCAATCGTATAGGCGACAAGTGAATTCCAACGCCATGACCGGCTGACCGAGATAACTTGCTAGGGATTCCAAACCCGTGCATCAAGACGCTCTCCACGCCCCGGGACGACATCCCACACCACGCGAAAACCACATTACTCCCACCTCTAGCTCGTCTCACGACCTCCGTTTGCTTGGCAAAAACCTCGGAACGCGCTTTATCCAAAGGCCCCGTCCGCACACGTTGATGAATCGCGGTAACCATAGCACCCGGCTCCACATTCTCCAGCCCGGATAAGAACAGATTCCTCACTATCTCATAACGTTTCTCCCCAGCCTCCAAACTCCTCGCCTTCGGCCACCGCGACGACTGCGACTCACTCTCCTCTATTTTCACCCTCTTCGCAGCGGCGCCACAAAAACTCTCCTCCACATCGTCGATTCTCCCCCTCTTACCTAAATCCACACCTTCCTTCAACCCCTCGCCCTCGCGATCCCCCGAATTCTCAACAATTCTGACATCAATTTCAATCCTCGCGCAGATCTCATCGCCATCGCCATCGCCCAATTCCACCTCACGATCATTTTCGCAGCTATTGACGAACGTTTTAGGGAAAAAGCACTTACCATCAGCATCAATCCAAGCGATGGAGCGCTGATTACCGGAATCCAAATCGATCTCGAGCATGCGGTACAAGTCAAACAAACAGCTGTACCCGAGCAATTGCGCCTCCACCACCGCCCTACCCTCCGCAAACCCTAATTTCAGCAATTCCGCCACTTCCTCGGAATAATCAACCCACGATCCGTTCTGGTAGAACATCAATCGCTCCGGGCAAGAGCTCCGCTTGAAATTCGAATAATTCTGGATCAACGGCTCGCTATGGACAACGGCCTTCGCGCTGCCTCTCACCTCCGCGGACCTCTTCGCCGTTACCGAGGCGGAATTGAACGAATTCATGGCTGAAACCTGAAGGTACAAGTAGAGAAGCTCTGCGTACAAGATCTGCTGATTTAGCGCTGCAACGAGCTTCTGAGGTAAAATGAAGAAGTTTTGCCGCCTTTGTAACCCGCGACGGTTCAGGTCGGTTATCTGTAAAGACAAAATTGCCCCTGCGGATCTGGCTGAAAAGACAATAAAGGGCACTTGCAATGTTGAAATTGTGGCATGCCTTGCTTGGTggttaagaaaaataattttatcataatttcatttcttgtaCCAATTGCTTTTGGCACAAGCATTAGTCAGAGGTTGACTTTGAGGAGCAATAAATCTTtattaacaatttttataaaataaataaccacataaaaaatataaaattgattcttcaatttatttacataatgTAAATagatcaatttttattaataaaatataaaatggtaATAAAGTGAAAAGTTCAAGTTaactaaaagaaatattatgaattctGGATCATACAATCAGCGGCGGATCTAGGTGGGGTCGTgcggggtcggccgaccccaccacCTGCCCCGCAATGCCACCGGAAAGCTACTTTCTTCGGCCTCCGACCCTACGGCGTTCACGTCTCCGCCCCCACCTGACGTCCTCTCCGACCCTATGGCGTTCACGTCTCCGCTCCCACCTCACGTCCTCACGCCGTGTGAGCAGCGACCGAACTAGCATAGGGCGGCAGATTTTTTGCCTTTACACAGAAAAAAGAAGAGGGATGGGAGACGAGACAGGaaatagagagagatagaTAGAGGTTCAATTTGTTCAGTTTATATTGTGAAaacgaaattaatttttgaccATTGTTATCTTTCATTGTATTTTTAAGTTTGGCTCAGAAAATTTGATTCATGTGcaatttttctcttacttatCGAATAATCACCCTAATCTAAAACGTTGtcgaatatataattatagtactccatcaattattgtttatttctattgttattatttgtataagtaccatattttattaattccttatatttataatttaattttaggttTATATAAAGCTAATTTAGTAATCTTTGGAACATCACAATCtctatttatatactatatatatataataaatatatattgaattgaGCTTTTCATTTTacctaattttgttttatgagttaaatgaagagaaataaaatactccctccgtcccggagtattagactcacttcttttgggcacatgatttaaggaattgatatttaaatagttaaagtggagagagtaaagtatgagagaggg harbors:
- the LOC125222228 gene encoding inositol-tetrakisphosphate 1-kinase 3-like isoform X1, with product MGGEMAYLTVGEKERCDEGKVAAAERKYSAPSVGGGGLAPPPKKVVVVGYALTSKKVKSFLQPKFERLARNKGILFVAIDQSKPLSEQGPFDIVLHKLSGKEWRRVLEDYWHEHPEVTVLDPPRAIQQVHNRQSMLQEVADLNLSDRYGKVGVPKQLVIKKDPSSIPGAVSKAGLRLPIVAKPLVAKSHELSLAYDEFSLQKLEPPLVLQEFINHGGVLFKVYIVGEAIKVVRRYSLPDVSKCELSKSAGVYHFPRVSCAAASADEADLDPCVAELPPRPLLERLAKELRRRLGLRLFNLDIIREHGTRDNYYVIDINYFPGYGKMPEYEHIFTDFLLSLVESK
- the LOC125222228 gene encoding inositol-tetrakisphosphate 1-kinase 3-like isoform X2, with amino-acid sequence MLQEVADLNLSDRYGKVGVPKQLVIKKDPSSIPGAVSKAGLRLPIVAKPLVAKSHELSLAYDEFSLQKLEPPLVLQEFINHGGVLFKVYIVGEAIKVVRRYSLPDVSKCELSKSAGVYHFPRVSCAAASADEADLDPCVAELPPRPLLERLAKELRRRLGLRLFNLDIIREHGTRDNYYVIDINYFPGYGKMPEYEHIFTDFLLSLVESK
- the LOC125223268 gene encoding probable inactive poly [ADP-ribose] polymerase SRO1 isoform X2, encoding MNSFNSASVTAKRSAEVRGSAKAVVHSEPLIQNYSNFKRSSCPERLMFYQNGSWVDYSEEVAELLKLGFAEGRAVVEAQLLGYSCLFDLYRMLEIDLDSGNQRSIAWIDADGKCFFPKTFVNSCENDREVELGDGDGDEICARIEIDVRIVENSGDREGEGLKEGVDLGKRGRIDDVEESFCGAAAKRVKIEESESQSSRWPKARSLEAGEKRYEIVRNLFLSGLENVEPGAMVTAIHQRVRTGPLDKARSEVFAKQTEVVRRARGGSNVVFAWCGMSSRGVESVLMHGFGIPSKLSRSAGHGVGIHLSPIRLPQNSAMLAEVDENGEKHVILCRVILGRCEKVEAGSLQSYPSSVEYDTGVDDLNNPRWYTVWHGNMNTHILPECVVSYRPVNINGSVNSIPKNRVPNPSTFIAKLFSKLRGSLPFPQFCELQTSWESCKYVHPKFR
- the LOC125223268 gene encoding probable inactive poly [ADP-ribose] polymerase SRO1 isoform X3 is translated as MNSFNSASVTAKRSAEVRGSAKAVVHSEPLIQNYSNFKRSSCPERLMFYQNGSWVDYSEEVAELLKLGFAEGRAVVEAQLLGYSCLFDLYRMLEIDLDSGNQRSIAWIDADGKCFFPKTFVNSCENDREVELGDGDGDEICARIEIDVRIVENSGDREGEGLKEGVDLGKRGRIDDVEESFCGAAAKRVKIEESESQSSRWPKARSLEAGEKRYEIVRNLFLSGLENVEPGAMVTAIHQRVRTGPLDKARSEVFAKQTEVVRRARGGSNVVFAWCGMSSRGVESVLMHGFGIPSKLSRSAGHGVGIHLSPIRLPQNSAMLAEVDENGEKHVILCRVILGRCEKVEAGSLQSYPSSVEYDTGVDDLNNPRWYTVWHGNMNTHILPECVVSYRPVNINGSVNSIPKNRVPNPSTFIAKLFSKLRGSLPFPQFCELQTSWESCKFR
- the LOC125223268 gene encoding probable inactive poly [ADP-ribose] polymerase SRO3 isoform X1 — translated: MNSFNSASVTAKRSAEVRGSAKAVVHSEPLIQNYSNFKRSSCPERLMFYQNGSWVDYSEEVAELLKLGFAEGRAVVEAQLLGYSCLFDLYRMLEIDLDSGNQRSIAWIDADGKCFFPKTFVNSCENDREVELGDGDGDEICARIEIDVRIVENSGDREGEGLKEGVDLGKRGRIDDVEESFCGAAAKRVKIEESESQSSRWPKARSLEAGEKRYEIVRNLFLSGLENVEPGAMVTAIHQRVRTGPLDKARSEVFAKQTEVVRRARGGSNVVFAWCGMSSRGVESVLMHGFGIPSKLSRSAGHGVGIHLSPIRLPQNSAMLAEVDENGEKHVILCRVILGRCEKVEAGSLQSYPSSVEYDTGVDDLNNPRWYTVWHGNMNTHILPECVVSYRPVNINGSVNSIPKNRVPNPSTFIAKLFSKLRGSLPFPQFCELQTSWESCKKGKLGKHAFMKKLRLIVGDDVLRSTIHDIRG